CACCAGGTTAATTAAAATCTGATCGATCTGCGATCGATCAGCAAGAATGGGAGAGATGGATTCCTGCAATCTGAGCTCCAATTTAATGTCCTCGCCGATCAGGCGCATGAGCATCTTTTGCGTATCTAAAATCACTTTGTTCAAATGAAGCAGTTCCTGATTGACGATTTGTTTGCGGCTAAAGGCCAGTAGCTGATTGGTTAAATTAGCGGCGCGTTTGCCCGCCTCCAGAATGGCCTTAAGCGCCGAATGCCTGGAATCGTTTTCGGTCATGCGTGAGAGCGTTAACTCCGCGTAACCATTAATGACGGTTAGCAAGTTGTTAAAATCATGAGCTATCCCGCCTGCCAATTGGCCGATGGCTTCCATCTTTTGCATCTGGCGCATTTGTTCCTGCAATTTAATCTCTTTATCTATGTTTCTGGCGCTTTTACACAAATTAATGATATTGCCCTGGCTGTCGCGGATGGGGAAGATAGCCACTTCTTCATGAAAGGAAGAGCCATCTTTACGTTGATTAATCCACTGACCTTTCCAGACCTGGCCTCTACCAATGGTTTCTAAAATCGCATCGCGATATTTACTTTTAAGGATGGGCAGTGTTTGCCCTACAACCGTTTCTTTTTTAAATCCGGTCACCTGTTCAAAAGCAGGATTCACATATTCGATTATTCCATCTTTATCAGTAATGATAAAAGCCGTATTAGATTGTTCCACCAGGGTGGCCAGACGTTTAATTTGTTCGGCGGATTTTTGTTGTTCTTCCATATATTTAATTTTTTGTAAAGCGATTTTTATCAACTGAACCACCGCCCGGATAAAACCAATTTCTTCCTGTTTCCAGAAATGTGTAGTGGAGAAAAAGTTAAGCGTCAGTAAATAGTTTTCGGAAGCGGACAGCGAAATGGGATACCAGATCAAACTTTTAATTTTTAGCTGGTCGTGCAGGATTTTTGCGGAATTTTCCTGGCTTAGCAACGAATGATATCTGTTTGCATGACTTTCCAGCCAGGCTTGATCTTTAATCAGATGAGAAGCTGAATGCTTAATAACTTCAAGTGGGGGGTGAATATTCGTTTTTATCGATTCAACCGTTTTTTCGTTGGACCATTGACTGATGAGTTGCGAGGATTCCGCCGCTAAATTTATTTCAAAAATTAAGCATTGATCCAGACCAAGCGTCCGCCCGATAAGCGATGCGGATTCTTTTAGGATTTCTTCACGCCTGGTTTCGCTGATAATCTTTTTAGCCAGATGATTAATGGCGTTGGAAAAGTGTAATTGTCTTTCCAGTAATTTTTCCGTTGCTTTCAGCGCCGTAATATCGCGACCAAATACTACCAATCCCTTACGACTGCCGTCTTCGTTAAAAAGCGGCACTTTAATCACATCATAGATTTTTACCGTGCCGTCGGGCCTGGGGACGATCTCTTCAGCGCGGGTTATGGTCCCTTTTTGCCAGGCCAGCTCATCAGATATTTCGCAAGTTAAAAAGGCGTCCTTGTAAAAGGGCGCAAACTCCGCCAGTTCGCTATCCTTTTTTCCTCGATATTCAACGTTTTGTAGTTCAAACAGTTTTAAATCCGCCTCATTGGCTTCTAACCAGCGGCCTTCCTCGTCTTTAAAACAAATGATATCGGGCGTGGCGTTAATGAGAGTGCGTAGTTGTTCTTCGCTGCGTAAAATGACCTCCTCTTTGGCCTTTCGCTCTCGAACATTGCTAATAATTTCGGCAAAGAGCTTAAGGAGGGTAATTTCGTTTTCACTCCACTTTCTGATCTTTTTAACGGAATCAAATCCTGCAAAGCCAATACAGCGTCCATTGCGCATAATAGGGACGGTGATGAAAGTTTTTATCTCCTGAGCCTCTAAAAATTTCTTAATAGGGTCTCCTGGGGGTAAGGCATTAACGTCCGGAACATGAACCATCTGGCCTTTGGCATGGGCATCAAGCCACTCCGGTGACAAATTAATAGGTACTTTCTGTAAATTATCTATCTGCGGAGTTATTCCCGGGGCGCACCATTCATGGGTATTGGTCATAATGCCTTTCTCAAAGAGATAATCGAACAAATAAACGCGATCCACGCCAGTAAACTCTCCCAGTATCTGTAGCGCTTTATTTATTTTTTCATCAAATTGCTCGATAGGAACATTAATATATTCCGTAGCAAAGGTTAAAATCAATTTTTGAAATTCGCTTAACTTTTTAACCTCATCCCGCGCTATTTTTTGTTCGGTAATATCGGTGATGGCGCCTTCAAAATAAAGAAAATTACCTTGCTGGTCATAAATGGGCCGACCGTTCATTAAAACCCAGATAGGTATGCCATCTTTTCGTTTTAACTTAACTTCCACATTCTTTAGCAAACCATATTTCAGGACCATATTGATCAAACGGTCTCTTTCTTCAAGATGCCAGTACATTTTACGCGCATCACCTTGGGTTATCAGTTCCTGCGGAGAATCGTACCCCAATATTCTGGCCATGGAAGGGTTTGCGGCCAGAAACTTACCGTCATAGGTGGTTTGATAGATTCCTTCTACAGAGTTTTCAAAAATAGCCCGATATTTCGCCTCCGACTTCGATGCCTGCTCCAGGGCCCGCATGCGCATGATAATGGCTGTTAGATTGTCGGCCAGTAATTGGACCAGTTGTTCATCTGCTTCCGAATATTCCGTTTGACGATCATAATAAACCATAAACTTGCCAAGTAAACCGCCGGGATGAACCAGAGGCACAAAATACAGCGCTTTTATTCCCTCTTGCAACACTTTCTTTTTTATGTCTTCTGGCAAATTTGAACTTTTTACATCGGAAATAAAGATAGGCCGGGCATTAATATCTTCTTTTTCCCAGGGACAATGTCCGTCCAACGCTTTGCGATAGTTTTCCGAAAGCCCATCCCAGGCCACAAAATGGACTTTATTATCCAGGCCAAATATGAGAATAGAAGCCCGATCAGCCTTTAAAATAGCTTTTACTCCTTTGAGCGCTATTTCATAAACTTCTTCCAGAGATTTCGCCCTGTTTAAATTGGCAATTACTTCATAAATTAATATCATACACTGTTGAGTTTCCGAAAAATCACGCAGCGCTTTAATATGGCCAGTAACATCGATGATTTGACATTGGAATTCAGATACACGGTTCTTTGTATCAGTAAAAACACTTATAAAATCTACTATCCACACCCATTGCCCGTTTTTGTGTTTTATTTGATACGGCTTGTTCTGAAAACTCGTATTACCGCTATTTAATTGCTTTTTTATGTAAGTTAATACGCGTTTTTGATGTGATTCAGAAATAAGTTGAGAAAAAGTAATTTTTCCGGTTAAAAAATCTTTTGCGGAATATCCCGTTATTTTTTTTATGCCTGGAGAAATCTCGGCAGGTATGCCGCTAAAAAAATCGTCCAATTTTTTCCATTTTAAATAGCAGGTGTTTTTTACAATATACTTTTCCACTGAGTTACTTTGAAAAATGTCGCTCAAAGTCGATAAGTATTTAAGAAAGTTAAATTGTTGACTAATTTTTTGGGAATCCATTTTTAATCCTTTTGATTTACGCTTATTAATAAACATGCGTTTATCGTTTTATTTATAAAAAACTTTAATAAATATTGGCTCATTTTCGGTTTATTCAGAAAAAATATTGAAAAACAATCTGATAAAAAAATAGGACACGGCTCTCAATTTATAAAGTGGTTTATCGCCTATTAATCCTATGTTTTTGGGGAAACTTAAAATTAACTTGACAAAATGAACTTATGTTCATTATATTGCGTACAAGTAAATGAACATAAGTTCAATTAAGGGGAGTTTATGAGAGGTCCTTACAGGAAGCGAATGATCTGGCAGCCGCCGCAATTCAGGAATTTTAAGCCGAGCGGCATTCCCAGACGCGCGCTGGAGTCCATAGTGCTCACAGTGGATGAGTACGAGGCCATTCGTCTGGCTGATCATCTCGGTCTGGAACATCAGGCTGCGGCTGAACGCATGCACATTTCGCGCCCCACGTTTACGCGTTTGATTGAGCAGGCCAGGCGAAAAGTGGCCACGGCCATTGTAGAAGGCAAAGAGTTGATTATTGATGGCGGGAATGTGAATTTCATAAACACATTGACTCACTGTCAGGACTGC
This sequence is a window from Caldithrix abyssi DSM 13497. Protein-coding genes within it:
- a CDS encoding DUF134 domain-containing protein, yielding MRGPYRKRMIWQPPQFRNFKPSGIPRRALESIVLTVDEYEAIRLADHLGLEHQAAAERMHISRPTFTRLIEQARRKVATAIVEGKELIIDGGNVNFINTLTHCQDCGETIQQPIDAEIDQCPDCGSQNIENLAHRYLAQGRRHRRGR
- a CDS encoding PAS domain S-box protein gives rise to the protein MILIYEVIANLNRAKSLEEVYEIALKGVKAILKADRASILIFGLDNKVHFVAWDGLSENYRKALDGHCPWEKEDINARPIFISDVKSSNLPEDIKKKVLQEGIKALYFVPLVHPGGLLGKFMVYYDRQTEYSEADEQLVQLLADNLTAIIMRMRALEQASKSEAKYRAIFENSVEGIYQTTYDGKFLAANPSMARILGYDSPQELITQGDARKMYWHLEERDRLINMVLKYGLLKNVEVKLKRKDGIPIWVLMNGRPIYDQQGNFLYFEGAITDITEQKIARDEVKKLSEFQKLILTFATEYINVPIEQFDEKINKALQILGEFTGVDRVYLFDYLFEKGIMTNTHEWCAPGITPQIDNLQKVPINLSPEWLDAHAKGQMVHVPDVNALPPGDPIKKFLEAQEIKTFITVPIMRNGRCIGFAGFDSVKKIRKWSENEITLLKLFAEIISNVRERKAKEEVILRSEEQLRTLINATPDIICFKDEEGRWLEANEADLKLFELQNVEYRGKKDSELAEFAPFYKDAFLTCEISDELAWQKGTITRAEEIVPRPDGTVKIYDVIKVPLFNEDGSRKGLVVFGRDITALKATEKLLERQLHFSNAINHLAKKIISETRREEILKESASLIGRTLGLDQCLIFEINLAAESSQLISQWSNEKTVESIKTNIHPPLEVIKHSASHLIKDQAWLESHANRYHSLLSQENSAKILHDQLKIKSLIWYPISLSASENYLLTLNFFSTTHFWKQEEIGFIRAVVQLIKIALQKIKYMEEQQKSAEQIKRLATLVEQSNTAFIITDKDGIIEYVNPAFEQVTGFKKETVVGQTLPILKSKYRDAILETIGRGQVWKGQWINQRKDGSSFHEEVAIFPIRDSQGNIINLCKSARNIDKEIKLQEQMRQMQKMEAIGQLAGGIAHDFNNLLTVINGYAELTLSRMTENDSRHSALKAILEAGKRAANLTNQLLAFSRKQIVNQELLHLNKVILDTQKMLMRLIGEDIKLELRLQESISPILADRSQIDQILINLVVNARDAVNMAQREKFQKRITIETLQTEYDEEYIRTHPGLHPGKYVVLKVMDNGIGMDRETIEHIFEPFFTTKEKGKGTGLGLSTVYGIVKQNNGAIYVYSEPGLGTTFTVNWPAMELKSVDDEKKKKVNLNFRGKETILLVEDEASVRHFAEKALSNFGFKIHSASNGREALELVKKSNLKPDLLITDLVMPEMNGKELAIKLQKLFPELKVIYVSGYTDDHIVQNGLLEKGIHFVPKPYSVEQLASKIKEVLQT